From Anopheles coluzzii chromosome 3, AcolN3, whole genome shotgun sequence, the proteins below share one genomic window:
- the LOC120955111 gene encoding copper transport protein ATOX1: protein MTVHEFNVEMTCTGCSGAVERVLGKLKEKVEKVEIDLDNKKVFVTSSLTADELLETIKKTGKESSYVGVKN from the exons ATG ACTGTTCACGAATTTAATGTCGAAATGACCTGCACCGGTTGCTCGGGTGCCGTCGAGCGGGTGCTCGGCAAGCTGAAAG aaaaagtGGAAAAGGTTGAAATCGATTTGGACAACAAAAAGGTTTTTGTAACATCGTCGCTGACCGCGGACGAGCTGCTGGAAACGATCAAGAAAACGGGAAAGGAATCAAGCTATGTGGGGGTGAAAAATTAA
- the LOC120957728 gene encoding uncharacterized protein LOC120957728 isoform X3: MIVSEMLPELLFSVGGGMQDFSKDDLGLLSSSVVVSSDKDPLVHTHLQQSHDHPSVHQTHRVDDIKLTNIPDLLEPGDANKLEEPERDLYPWHTGSNIGSRFLRSSDDPLISGGTNDNPHDNELSVPTVSQSMCPSPTTPPPPKHRHPSVILSPELPDATLSPLPTPPKVLADSHTRPPKELQPKRTNSAPRARRKGPLKLRFHHQALPQEYLDHYEATQNSLQRKQEQQHTASQSKPSRQKPAAPQQSGQSASRRAVMERQAALEREERTNESVRSWLQKILELQKEGVPMAPLKDEPIQPAQISPTSESSVGQNGTPPKRIVSYTDLPYMGEITLENSKPRRGRKPKKADICHLIYKNYGTILPGTPSRELGLEKGMLPKGCSKSVASLLERRLTSSDERKQPVGENAQQAALEQPPARGRRKEEPLNLCVRESGGGVVQPAGGETFSVSSSEEDADEVFASSCPTPIITPSDISTDQALAANMKLSLPTLQSSSGSTTETPSTAETPPGYVYWSSGTTNGSLFAHPMSLYSPHPTGEGVGKLPEEHAAKEMRSVVASSNVSSPPISPNGLKNAQNHPLLVPKHISQLLKNEKQSPSNATAGVTGQRSPPAQKRKRSAIFIPPVPAENSHNPATEVSICKFKFTGGAKPCLQEKKILSVDSGGNFRYYSGTGDKSMRGYEFFPRESLQQSSINATSTTGAFLNASGERIACDLPPPSLGLSNDLLQIPEFPTSPQPCGDPTPPPAPGGQPPYRPSAANSAGSASERRRRKTRRATQRESLEKTFKEKGFLIQTQQLQSAEAGRTICRASCSSLGRSSRSSSTNTRISYRTESSLA; encoded by the exons ATGATCGTATCGGAAATGCTACCAGAACTGCTGTTTTCGG TTGGAGGTGGTATGCAAGACTTCTCCAAGGATGATCTCGGATTACTGAGCTCGAGCGTCGTCGTCAGCAGCGATAAAGACCCGCTCGTCCATACGCACCTGCAGCAGTCTCACGACCATCCGTCCGTTCATCAGACGCATCGAGTGGATGACATTAAGCTAACGAACATACCGGATCTGCTCGAACCGGGCGATGCTAACAAGTTGGAAGAGCCCGAGCGTGATCTGTACCCGTGGCACACGGGCAGCAACATAGGGAGTAGATTTCT GCGCAGTTCCGATGATCCGTTGATCTCCGGCGGTACCAACGACAATCCGCACGATAATGAGCTTAGTGTGCCCACGGTCAGCCAGTCTATGTGTCCGTCGCCCAccacgccaccaccgccgaagCATCGCCACCCGAGCGTCATCCTCTCGCCGGAGCTGCCGGACGCGACCCTCTCGCCCTTGCCGACACCGCCCAAGGTGCTCGCGGACAGTCACACCCGCCCGCCAAAGGAGCTGCAGCCGAAGCGCACGAACAGTGCGCCCCGGGCGCGCCGCAAGGGACCGCTCAAGCTGCGGTTCCATCACCAGGCCCTGCCCCAGGAGTATCTGGACCACTATGAGGCAACGCAAAACAGTCTGCAACGGAAGCAGGAACAGCAACACACCGCGAGTCAATCGAAACCGTCGCGTCAGAAACCCGCCGCACCGCAACAGTCCGGACAGTCCGCATCCCGGCGGGCAGTGATGGAGCGTCAGGCAGCGCTGGAGCGGGAGGAGCGAACGAATGAGTCGGTTCGCAGCTGGCTGCAGAAGATACTGGAGCTGCAAAAGGAGGGCGTACCGATGGCACCGCTCAAGGATGAGCCCATTCAGCCGGCGCAGATATCGCCCACTAGTGAAAGCAGCGTCGGGCAGAACGGAACCCCTCCGAAGCGCATCGTAAGCTACACCGATCTACCGTACATGGGGGAAATAACGCTGGAAAACTCGAAACCCAGGCGGGGACGGAAACCGAAAAAGGCTGACATTTGCCATCTGATCTACAAGAACTACGGCACCATTCTCCCGGGCACTCCCAGCCGAGAGCTCGGGCTGGAGAAAGGGATGCTGCCGAAGGGATGCTCCAAGTCGGTCGCTAGCCTCCTCGAGCGACGGCTCACGTCGTCCGATGAGAGGAAGCAACCGGTGGGCGAAAACGCACAGCAGGCAGCATTGGAGCAGCCCCCGGCCCGAGGACGGCGGAAGGAGGAACCGCTGAATCTGTGCGTCCGTGAGTCGGGCGGTGGTGTGGTGCAGCCGGCCGGTGGAGAAACGTTCAGCGTTTCCAGCTCGGAGGAGGATGCGGACGAAGTGTTTGCTTCCTCCTGCCCGACGCCCATCATCACGCCGTCGGACATCAGTACCGATCAAGCGCTGGCCGCCAACATGAAGCTGTCCCTGCCAACGCTACAGTCATCGTCGGGCAGCACTACGGAGACGCCATCGACGGCGGAAACTCCACCCGGCTATGTGTATTGGTCGTCTGGCACGACCAACGGGAGTTTGTTTGCCCATCCGATGTCGCTTTACTCGCCCCATCCGACTGGAGAAGGAGTTGGGAAGCTACCGGAAGAGCACGCGGCAAAAGAAATGCGATCGGTAGTTGCCTCATCAAACGTATCGTCTCCTCCGATCTCTCCCAACGGGTTGAAAAACGCTCAGAACCACCCACTGCTAGTACCGAAGCACATATCGCAGCTGCTAAAGAACGAAAAGCAATCGCCATCGAACGCTACTGCTGGGGTTACTGGGCAACGATCTCCGCCGGCACAGAAACGCAAACGTTCGGCCATCTTCATACCACCGGTGCCGGCCGAAAACAGTCACAATCCGGCCACCGAGGTCAGCATCTGTAAGTTCAAGTTCACGGGCGGCGCGAAACCTTGCCTGCAGGAGAAGAAAATCCTGAGCGTCGACTCAGGCGGCAACTTCCGGTACTACTCCGGCACGGGCGACAAGTCGATGCGCGGGTACGAGTTTTTCCCGCGCGAAAGCCTCCAGCAGAGCAGCATCAACGCAACCAGCACGACCGGCGCCTTTCTGAACGCGTCCGGCGAACGGATTGCCTGCGATCTGCCGCCTCCCTCGCTGGGCCTAAGCAACGATCTGTTGCAGATACCGGAGTTTCCTACCTCACCGCAACCGTGCGGCGACCCGACGCCGCCTCCCGCGCCCGGCGGCCAGCCACCGTACCGGCCGAGTGCGGCCAACAGCGCCGGCAGTGCGTCCGAGCGACGGCGCCGGAAGACGCGCCGCGCCACGCAGCGCGAATCGCTCGAGAAAACGTTCAAGGAGAAGGGCTTCCTCATCCAGACGCAGCAGCTGCAATCGGCCGAAG CTGGAAGGACTATCTGCCGGGCGAGCTGCAGCAGTCTGggcaggagcagcaggagcagcagcaccaacacgCGCATCAGCTACAGGACGGAGAGCTCACTAGCATGA
- the LOC120958877 gene encoding 39S ribosomal protein L21, mitochondrial, with protein sequence MFLRQLAGLLKPSALNTLIEPLKIVPLTSRWSNPSAAFANHRWSSSSAVAPLADTKSTLETVNKQLETGSEGRLFAVVQLCGKQFKITSGDIIVVEGYWPPEGGDRLRLDKVLLAGSKDFSLIGRPLLTPGLVDVQATIIEKTLSHTRTHFRKKRRKQYTRINFYRTPQTMIRINSIDIKRKLSDSASGEAAVEERFF encoded by the exons ATGTTTCTTCGCCAACTAGCCGGGTTGTTGAAACCCTCAGCCCTAAACACACTGATCG AACCCCTTAAAATCGTACCACTTACCTCAAGGTGGAGTAACCCGTCCGCCGCATTTGCAAACCATCGATGGAGCAGCTCCAGCGCTGTAGCTCCGCTCGCCGACACCAAAAGCACACTTGAGACCGTAAACAAGCAGCTAGAGACGGGATCGGAAGGGCGACTGTTTGCGGTGGTGCAGCTGTGCGGCAAGCAGTTCAAAATCACTTCCGGTGATATTATCGTCGTTGAAGGCTACTGGCCACCGGAGGGTGGCGATCGTTTGCGGCTGGATAAGGTGCTGCTAGCGGGTAGCAAGGACTTTTCGCTGATCGGCCGTCCCCTGCTGACACCCGGTCTGGTCGATGTGCAGGCTACCATCATCGAGAAGACGCTctcccacacacgcacacacttccGCAAGAAGCGCCGAAAGCAGTACACGCGTATCAATTTCTACCGCACGCCGCAAACGATGATTCGCATCAACTCGATCGACATTAAGCGAAAGCTGAGCGATTCGGCGAGTGGGGAAGCCGCTGTGGAGGAACGGTTTTTCTAG
- the LOC120955107 gene encoding POC1 centriolar protein homolog: protein MMDPVLQRHLKGHRGKLTGLSFNPEGTRFVTSSTDHSAIVWTNNEQVRCMRFEAHTDVVNDVCWSPDGRIISTVSKDRSVKIWVPSMLGNSDEFRGHTSNVRSVDFDPTGKKLLTASDDKTVKLWKVSRKQFLSSFTGHTNWVRCARFSPNGKLIASCGDDRTLKLFDPATGQCVHSFYDQKGAGCKVAWHPDSTLVAIALDNCRVKIFDINIRKLIQYYRIYDGPVNSLDFHPSGNYLITGSDDGVTKIIDLLEGRQIFTLTGHRGPVTTVKFSKDGQLFATGSDDCHVMLWKANLDNDSAQNSLYTPEGSSFESTHPAASDQRKLSFNRDVSEAHADDDDESAYSCNKENLPDTSIFVDATKTENFKISDAVEEIIIKLNKPSPKNDPSEAAGLSVSFTGKQRPSPARNSAVPRQVPRLSTYNRADFEEHVIVSLNSICRRMDSFQRRISLLEDILLERS, encoded by the exons ATGATGGACCCCGTGCTGCAACGCCACCTGAAGGGCCATCGGGGAAAGCTGACCGGCCTGTCGTTCAACCCGGAAGGGACGCGTTTTGTGACCAGCTCCACCGACCACTCCGCAATCGTTTGGACCAACAACGAACAGGTACGCTGCATGCGATTCGAGGCACACACGGACGTTGTGAACGATGTGTGCTGGTCCCCGGACGGTCGTATCATATCGACCGTCTCCAAGGACCGATCGGTAAAGATTTGGGTCCCCTCGATGTTGGGCAACAGTGACGAGTTCCGGGGCCACACGTCGAACGTGCGCTCGGTGGATTTCGATCCGACCGGCAAGAAGCTGCTCACCGCTTCCGACGACAAAACGGTCAAGCTGTGGAAGGTATCCCGCAAGCAGTTTCTGTCCTCCTTCACCGGTCACACAAACTGGGTGCGGTGTGCACGGTTTTCGCCGAACGGTAAACTGATCGCCTCCTGCGGCGATGATCGCACGCTGAAGCTGTTTGATCCGGCGACCGGGCAGTGTGTGCACAGCTTCTACGATCAGAAGGGGGCAGGCTGTAAGGTGGCCTGGCATCCGGACAGTACCCTGGTGGCGATCGCTCTGGACAACTGCCGAGTGAAGATCTTCGACATAAACATAAGGAAATTGATCCAGTACTACCGCATATACGATGGGCCGGTAAATTCGCTCGATTTCCATCCGTCCGGCAACTATCTCATAACGGGCAGTGACGATGGTGTTACCAAAATCATCGATCTGCTCGAAGGCCGACAAATATTCACACTCACCGGCCATCGAGGTCCCGTCACGACGGTGAAATTTTCGAAAGATGGGCAGCTGTTTGCGACCGGAAGTGATGATTGTCAT GTAATGCTTTGGAAGGCAAATCTGGATAATGACTCGGCACAAAACTCACTGTACACGCCAGAAGGCAGTAGCTTCGAGAGTACGCACCCGGCAGCCAGTGACCAGCGAAAGCTCAGCTTCAATCGCGACGTGAGCGAAGCACAtgccgatgacgacgacgaatCCGCCTACAGCTGCAACAAGGAAAACCTGCCCGATACGAGCATCTTTGTCGATGCGACAAAGacggaaaatttcaaaatatcgGACGCCGTCGAG GAAATCATAATCAAACTGAATAAACCCTCTCCCAAAAACGATCCATCTGAAGCGGCCGGATTGAGTGTGAGTTTCACCGGAAAGCAGCGCCCTTCGCCGGCACGAAATTCAGCCGTGCCGCGTCAAGTGCCCAGGTTGTCCACATACAATCGGGCTGATTTCGAAGAGCACGTGATCGTCTCGTTGAACAGTATCTGCCGAAGGATGGACAGTTTTCAGCGAAGAATATCCTTACTCGAAGACATTCTACTCGAACGATCGTAA
- the LOC120957728 gene encoding uncharacterized protein LOC120957728 isoform X2, with translation MQDFSKDDLGLLSSSVVVSSDKDPLVHTHLQQSHDHPSVHQTHRVDDIKLTNIPDLLEPGDANKLEEPERDLYPWHTGSNIGSRFLRSSDDPLISGGTNDNPHDNELSVPTVSQSMCPSPTTPPPPKHRHPSVILSPELPDATLSPLPTPPKVLADSHTRPPKELQPKRTNSAPRARRKGPLKLRFHHQALPQEYLDHYEATQNSLQRKQEQQHTASQSKPSRQKPAAPQQSGQSASRRAVMERQAALEREERTNESVRSWLQKILELQKEGVPMAPLKDEPIQPAQISPTSESSVGQNGTPPKRIVSYTDLPYMGEITLENSKPRRGRKPKKADICHLIYKNYGTILPGTPSRELGLEKGMLPKGCSKSVASLLERRLTSSDERKQPVGENAQQAALEQPPARGRRKEEPLNLCVRESGGGVVQPAGGETFSVSSSEEDADEVFASSCPTPIITPSDISTDQALAANMKLSLPTLQSSSGSTTETPSTAETPPGYVYWSSGTTNGSLFAHPMSLYSPHPTGEGVGKLPEEHAAKEMRSVVASSNVSSPPISPNGLKNAQNHPLLVPKHISQLLKNEKQSPSNATAGVTGQRSPPAQKRKRSAIFIPPVPAENSHNPATEVSICKFKFTGGAKPCLQEKKILSVDSGGNFRYYSGTGDKSMRGYEFFPRESLQQSSINATSTTGAFLNASGERIACDLPPPSLGLSNDLLQIPEFPTSPQPCGDPTPPPAPGGQPPYRPSAANSAGSASERRRRKTRRATQRESLEKTFKEKGFLIQTQQLQSAEGATYCKFRQLRKFTRYLFRSWKDYLPGELQQSGQEQQEQQHQHAHQLQDGELTSMILPTVITSGPHDDHTIDEESCLTSSTSSVRMETVEGGEHHRSTPPDRTVPASTYHRLRRSRRISSTSVTSQHVHSEALVIDTTTAYRHRHGSPSSVVE, from the exons ATGCAAGACTTCTCCAAGGATGATCTCGGATTACTGAGCTCGAGCGTCGTCGTCAGCAGCGATAAAGACCCGCTCGTCCATACGCACCTGCAGCAGTCTCACGACCATCCGTCCGTTCATCAGACGCATCGAGTGGATGACATTAAGCTAACGAACATACCGGATCTGCTCGAACCGGGCGATGCTAACAAGTTGGAAGAGCCCGAGCGTGATCTGTACCCGTGGCACACGGGCAGCAACATAGGGAGTAGATTTCT GCGCAGTTCCGATGATCCGTTGATCTCCGGCGGTACCAACGACAATCCGCACGATAATGAGCTTAGTGTGCCCACGGTCAGCCAGTCTATGTGTCCGTCGCCCAccacgccaccaccgccgaagCATCGCCACCCGAGCGTCATCCTCTCGCCGGAGCTGCCGGACGCGACCCTCTCGCCCTTGCCGACACCGCCCAAGGTGCTCGCGGACAGTCACACCCGCCCGCCAAAGGAGCTGCAGCCGAAGCGCACGAACAGTGCGCCCCGGGCGCGCCGCAAGGGACCGCTCAAGCTGCGGTTCCATCACCAGGCCCTGCCCCAGGAGTATCTGGACCACTATGAGGCAACGCAAAACAGTCTGCAACGGAAGCAGGAACAGCAACACACCGCGAGTCAATCGAAACCGTCGCGTCAGAAACCCGCCGCACCGCAACAGTCCGGACAGTCCGCATCCCGGCGGGCAGTGATGGAGCGTCAGGCAGCGCTGGAGCGGGAGGAGCGAACGAATGAGTCGGTTCGCAGCTGGCTGCAGAAGATACTGGAGCTGCAAAAGGAGGGCGTACCGATGGCACCGCTCAAGGATGAGCCCATTCAGCCGGCGCAGATATCGCCCACTAGTGAAAGCAGCGTCGGGCAGAACGGAACCCCTCCGAAGCGCATCGTAAGCTACACCGATCTACCGTACATGGGGGAAATAACGCTGGAAAACTCGAAACCCAGGCGGGGACGGAAACCGAAAAAGGCTGACATTTGCCATCTGATCTACAAGAACTACGGCACCATTCTCCCGGGCACTCCCAGCCGAGAGCTCGGGCTGGAGAAAGGGATGCTGCCGAAGGGATGCTCCAAGTCGGTCGCTAGCCTCCTCGAGCGACGGCTCACGTCGTCCGATGAGAGGAAGCAACCGGTGGGCGAAAACGCACAGCAGGCAGCATTGGAGCAGCCCCCGGCCCGAGGACGGCGGAAGGAGGAACCGCTGAATCTGTGCGTCCGTGAGTCGGGCGGTGGTGTGGTGCAGCCGGCCGGTGGAGAAACGTTCAGCGTTTCCAGCTCGGAGGAGGATGCGGACGAAGTGTTTGCTTCCTCCTGCCCGACGCCCATCATCACGCCGTCGGACATCAGTACCGATCAAGCGCTGGCCGCCAACATGAAGCTGTCCCTGCCAACGCTACAGTCATCGTCGGGCAGCACTACGGAGACGCCATCGACGGCGGAAACTCCACCCGGCTATGTGTATTGGTCGTCTGGCACGACCAACGGGAGTTTGTTTGCCCATCCGATGTCGCTTTACTCGCCCCATCCGACTGGAGAAGGAGTTGGGAAGCTACCGGAAGAGCACGCGGCAAAAGAAATGCGATCGGTAGTTGCCTCATCAAACGTATCGTCTCCTCCGATCTCTCCCAACGGGTTGAAAAACGCTCAGAACCACCCACTGCTAGTACCGAAGCACATATCGCAGCTGCTAAAGAACGAAAAGCAATCGCCATCGAACGCTACTGCTGGGGTTACTGGGCAACGATCTCCGCCGGCACAGAAACGCAAACGTTCGGCCATCTTCATACCACCGGTGCCGGCCGAAAACAGTCACAATCCGGCCACCGAGGTCAGCATCTGTAAGTTCAAGTTCACGGGCGGCGCGAAACCTTGCCTGCAGGAGAAGAAAATCCTGAGCGTCGACTCAGGCGGCAACTTCCGGTACTACTCCGGCACGGGCGACAAGTCGATGCGCGGGTACGAGTTTTTCCCGCGCGAAAGCCTCCAGCAGAGCAGCATCAACGCAACCAGCACGACCGGCGCCTTTCTGAACGCGTCCGGCGAACGGATTGCCTGCGATCTGCCGCCTCCCTCGCTGGGCCTAAGCAACGATCTGTTGCAGATACCGGAGTTTCCTACCTCACCGCAACCGTGCGGCGACCCGACGCCGCCTCCCGCGCCCGGCGGCCAGCCACCGTACCGGCCGAGTGCGGCCAACAGCGCCGGCAGTGCGTCCGAGCGACGGCGCCGGAAGACGCGCCGCGCCACGCAGCGCGAATCGCTCGAGAAAACGTTCAAGGAGAAGGGCTTCCTCATCCAGACGCAGCAGCTGCAATCGGCCGAAGGTGCGACCTACTGTAAATTTAGGCAATTGCGCAAATTCACCCGCTATCTCTTCCGAAGCTGGAAGGACTATCTGCCGGGCGAGCTGCAGCAGTCTGggcaggagcagcaggagcagcagcaccaacacgCGCATCAGCTACAGGACGGAGAGCTCACTAGCATGATACTGCCAACGGTCATTACCTCGGGGCCGCACGATGATCACACCATCGACGAGGAATCCTGCCTCACCTCTTCCACCAGCAgcgtacgcatggaaacggtcGAGGGTGGCGAGCATCATCGGAGCACACCACCGGACAGGACTGTGCCAGCCAGCACCTACCACCGGCTGAGACGCAGCCGACGGATTTCTTCGACGAGTGTCACTTCGCAGCACGTCCATTCCGAAGCGCTAGTGATCGATACCACCACCGCCTACCGCCATCGGCACGGGAGTCCGTCGTCTGTGGTCGAGTAA
- the LOC120957728 gene encoding uncharacterized protein LOC120957728 isoform X1 gives MIVSEMLPELLFSVGGGMQDFSKDDLGLLSSSVVVSSDKDPLVHTHLQQSHDHPSVHQTHRVDDIKLTNIPDLLEPGDANKLEEPERDLYPWHTGSNIGSRFLRSSDDPLISGGTNDNPHDNELSVPTVSQSMCPSPTTPPPPKHRHPSVILSPELPDATLSPLPTPPKVLADSHTRPPKELQPKRTNSAPRARRKGPLKLRFHHQALPQEYLDHYEATQNSLQRKQEQQHTASQSKPSRQKPAAPQQSGQSASRRAVMERQAALEREERTNESVRSWLQKILELQKEGVPMAPLKDEPIQPAQISPTSESSVGQNGTPPKRIVSYTDLPYMGEITLENSKPRRGRKPKKADICHLIYKNYGTILPGTPSRELGLEKGMLPKGCSKSVASLLERRLTSSDERKQPVGENAQQAALEQPPARGRRKEEPLNLCVRESGGGVVQPAGGETFSVSSSEEDADEVFASSCPTPIITPSDISTDQALAANMKLSLPTLQSSSGSTTETPSTAETPPGYVYWSSGTTNGSLFAHPMSLYSPHPTGEGVGKLPEEHAAKEMRSVVASSNVSSPPISPNGLKNAQNHPLLVPKHISQLLKNEKQSPSNATAGVTGQRSPPAQKRKRSAIFIPPVPAENSHNPATEVSICKFKFTGGAKPCLQEKKILSVDSGGNFRYYSGTGDKSMRGYEFFPRESLQQSSINATSTTGAFLNASGERIACDLPPPSLGLSNDLLQIPEFPTSPQPCGDPTPPPAPGGQPPYRPSAANSAGSASERRRRKTRRATQRESLEKTFKEKGFLIQTQQLQSAEGATYCKFRQLRKFTRYLFRSWKDYLPGELQQSGQEQQEQQHQHAHQLQDGELTSMILPTVITSGPHDDHTIDEESCLTSSTSSVRMETVEGGEHHRSTPPDRTVPASTYHRLRRSRRISSTSVTSQHVHSEALVIDTTTAYRHRHGSPSSVVE, from the exons ATGATCGTATCGGAAATGCTACCAGAACTGCTGTTTTCGG TTGGAGGTGGTATGCAAGACTTCTCCAAGGATGATCTCGGATTACTGAGCTCGAGCGTCGTCGTCAGCAGCGATAAAGACCCGCTCGTCCATACGCACCTGCAGCAGTCTCACGACCATCCGTCCGTTCATCAGACGCATCGAGTGGATGACATTAAGCTAACGAACATACCGGATCTGCTCGAACCGGGCGATGCTAACAAGTTGGAAGAGCCCGAGCGTGATCTGTACCCGTGGCACACGGGCAGCAACATAGGGAGTAGATTTCT GCGCAGTTCCGATGATCCGTTGATCTCCGGCGGTACCAACGACAATCCGCACGATAATGAGCTTAGTGTGCCCACGGTCAGCCAGTCTATGTGTCCGTCGCCCAccacgccaccaccgccgaagCATCGCCACCCGAGCGTCATCCTCTCGCCGGAGCTGCCGGACGCGACCCTCTCGCCCTTGCCGACACCGCCCAAGGTGCTCGCGGACAGTCACACCCGCCCGCCAAAGGAGCTGCAGCCGAAGCGCACGAACAGTGCGCCCCGGGCGCGCCGCAAGGGACCGCTCAAGCTGCGGTTCCATCACCAGGCCCTGCCCCAGGAGTATCTGGACCACTATGAGGCAACGCAAAACAGTCTGCAACGGAAGCAGGAACAGCAACACACCGCGAGTCAATCGAAACCGTCGCGTCAGAAACCCGCCGCACCGCAACAGTCCGGACAGTCCGCATCCCGGCGGGCAGTGATGGAGCGTCAGGCAGCGCTGGAGCGGGAGGAGCGAACGAATGAGTCGGTTCGCAGCTGGCTGCAGAAGATACTGGAGCTGCAAAAGGAGGGCGTACCGATGGCACCGCTCAAGGATGAGCCCATTCAGCCGGCGCAGATATCGCCCACTAGTGAAAGCAGCGTCGGGCAGAACGGAACCCCTCCGAAGCGCATCGTAAGCTACACCGATCTACCGTACATGGGGGAAATAACGCTGGAAAACTCGAAACCCAGGCGGGGACGGAAACCGAAAAAGGCTGACATTTGCCATCTGATCTACAAGAACTACGGCACCATTCTCCCGGGCACTCCCAGCCGAGAGCTCGGGCTGGAGAAAGGGATGCTGCCGAAGGGATGCTCCAAGTCGGTCGCTAGCCTCCTCGAGCGACGGCTCACGTCGTCCGATGAGAGGAAGCAACCGGTGGGCGAAAACGCACAGCAGGCAGCATTGGAGCAGCCCCCGGCCCGAGGACGGCGGAAGGAGGAACCGCTGAATCTGTGCGTCCGTGAGTCGGGCGGTGGTGTGGTGCAGCCGGCCGGTGGAGAAACGTTCAGCGTTTCCAGCTCGGAGGAGGATGCGGACGAAGTGTTTGCTTCCTCCTGCCCGACGCCCATCATCACGCCGTCGGACATCAGTACCGATCAAGCGCTGGCCGCCAACATGAAGCTGTCCCTGCCAACGCTACAGTCATCGTCGGGCAGCACTACGGAGACGCCATCGACGGCGGAAACTCCACCCGGCTATGTGTATTGGTCGTCTGGCACGACCAACGGGAGTTTGTTTGCCCATCCGATGTCGCTTTACTCGCCCCATCCGACTGGAGAAGGAGTTGGGAAGCTACCGGAAGAGCACGCGGCAAAAGAAATGCGATCGGTAGTTGCCTCATCAAACGTATCGTCTCCTCCGATCTCTCCCAACGGGTTGAAAAACGCTCAGAACCACCCACTGCTAGTACCGAAGCACATATCGCAGCTGCTAAAGAACGAAAAGCAATCGCCATCGAACGCTACTGCTGGGGTTACTGGGCAACGATCTCCGCCGGCACAGAAACGCAAACGTTCGGCCATCTTCATACCACCGGTGCCGGCCGAAAACAGTCACAATCCGGCCACCGAGGTCAGCATCTGTAAGTTCAAGTTCACGGGCGGCGCGAAACCTTGCCTGCAGGAGAAGAAAATCCTGAGCGTCGACTCAGGCGGCAACTTCCGGTACTACTCCGGCACGGGCGACAAGTCGATGCGCGGGTACGAGTTTTTCCCGCGCGAAAGCCTCCAGCAGAGCAGCATCAACGCAACCAGCACGACCGGCGCCTTTCTGAACGCGTCCGGCGAACGGATTGCCTGCGATCTGCCGCCTCCCTCGCTGGGCCTAAGCAACGATCTGTTGCAGATACCGGAGTTTCCTACCTCACCGCAACCGTGCGGCGACCCGACGCCGCCTCCCGCGCCCGGCGGCCAGCCACCGTACCGGCCGAGTGCGGCCAACAGCGCCGGCAGTGCGTCCGAGCGACGGCGCCGGAAGACGCGCCGCGCCACGCAGCGCGAATCGCTCGAGAAAACGTTCAAGGAGAAGGGCTTCCTCATCCAGACGCAGCAGCTGCAATCGGCCGAAGGTGCGACCTACTGTAAATTTAGGCAATTGCGCAAATTCACCCGCTATCTCTTCCGAAGCTGGAAGGACTATCTGCCGGGCGAGCTGCAGCAGTCTGggcaggagcagcaggagcagcagcaccaacacgCGCATCAGCTACAGGACGGAGAGCTCACTAGCATGATACTGCCAACGGTCATTACCTCGGGGCCGCACGATGATCACACCATCGACGAGGAATCCTGCCTCACCTCTTCCACCAGCAgcgtacgcatggaaacggtcGAGGGTGGCGAGCATCATCGGAGCACACCACCGGACAGGACTGTGCCAGCCAGCACCTACCACCGGCTGAGACGCAGCCGACGGATTTCTTCGACGAGTGTCACTTCGCAGCACGTCCATTCCGAAGCGCTAGTGATCGATACCACCACCGCCTACCGCCATCGGCACGGGAGTCCGTCGTCTGTGGTCGAGTAA